Part of the Engraulis encrasicolus isolate BLACKSEA-1 chromosome 1, IST_EnEncr_1.0, whole genome shotgun sequence genome, cgacttggacttggacttgacttggtcaaatgtgtcttaacttgtgacttgactcggacttgattgtaaggacttgagacttacttgcaaCTTGCAaatagtgacttggtcccatctctgactGTATGCGCTATACTGTTTATTTATTACTGGCACGCAGCATATATTAAAAGACTATCACATATTTCTGCTGTGAAAATGATTTTACAGAAAATATTAAGAAAACTGTTATTGCACACATCTATTCAGACTACATATCAAACACAAAATGTCCCGTTGCATATGACTTGAATGAGTTATTATACAATGTCTATAGCAACATTACATCATTAATAACATAAATGATATTGCAAAAGTATTCCTGAGCATACTGCAGGTGAGTGatttatactgccctacaaaagcaaagtgcagtaactaagccaactttgaaactgagaaaaatgccttcaaaggttTGGCATTAGGTTTGatatactgcaaatttgacataatgggacacatttggaccatgagcctttgtcacaagacaaaggagatgttatgaagaccattttctcaATTTTGACAAAGTATGTACATACTTtgccttttgtagggcagtatgcagTATGCAACCGTGATCATTCGGTGCAAGCCTTACTCAGTCTTGAACCCGTGCCCCAACAGCAAAATCTGACATGGGATACAAAGTGCGATTGCAAAGTTTTTCGGAGTTCGCTGTAGAACATCTCTGGCAATACCATATCAGCCAAAGGCCTGACTACGTGTTGAGGCAGGGAGGTTTGCTAATGTCCCACGCCATCATCCTAATTAGTCAGTTAAAAAATGTTTAGCATACAGGCGTAGAAGTTTggattgggggtgcacggcttgtcttgggcacagggtGCTTTTttaggagtaaggactttccccaggttcttctagaattttacttgaacactctacagctcccatagaagtctgtgctaaaatcttgcaaagtccttctgacatcataatgagaactcaaaatttgggcaaaattctattcacatatttgtgatggtactcctcaaagggttaagaaaAAGAGGTCTAGTATAACATATGCACTGTATTTACATAGTTAATCTTATCCCTGATGCCAATCAACTCCCCCAGGCCGCTCTCCATCAGCTCGACCTGTTGTCGGATCTTCCTGGCCGCCTCGCTGTTCTTGTCACTCTTGCTGACCAAGATGTCCATGCCGGTTGCGGAAAGGCTGGAGGAACGCCTACTCAGTCTCAGGTTGGCCTTTTGATCTCTGAGCTCCACCGCCAGCCGATGCATCGTGTACGTTTCCACGTCCAATTGTTGGATGACGTTCGGGTGGATTTGTCTCAAGCGCTCCATGCCCAGAGCGATAAACCCCAGACAGTCCTCCACGTCCGCCATGTTGGATTTGTAGTCCTGCACGatctcctccaccttcttcctCCTCCGTGTGTTGGCCGTTTTCTTTTTCAACGCCAGAGCTCCTCCGGCACCACCGGCAGCGGCCATTCCAACACCGGCAGCCGCCAGAACCAAAGACACTCCCATAGTACATGGAGCCAAGGCCACACCTTACACAACAATTAAATAAGTATTTAGGGCCTATGTAATGTGCTGTTTTTTGCAGTATACAAATATAATATACAACAATTATTTCCATTCCCACAATTGTTAAATTATTAAAATACACACTGCATATCTTGTACTAtctagcaatatactgtatcatATTGAACGTATAACATAGGCTATATTGAACACATTTCGTAACATATTGTATGGGGCACCGATTGTAAAGCTGGCGGTGCTGAAAATGTCATCAATATTTTGTCACATTTTGCTTAAAACagtgtgaatttttcagactccctTTTTTGCACATTTACAACAATATTTGTCATCTTAGACATATTTTAAATAGTTATTTCTACATGTCGTCACCATCTTAAAATAATCGCCGAAGTCATTTTTTGGTCAAGTTCACGTTTTCgcctaactcatgtcctcccccattctgagggagtttttgtgttccctgacaaacctggaaaaaaatgacttaggcgattattttaagaaggcgaCGATGTTAAATGTTACAAATACATGTTAAATATAAATACAGAAAATAAATCTAAACGTTATATCTAAATGTCAAATTCAGATCTAGATTTACtttttacatttatatttatatttaacttTTAGAAATAACTATTTAAAATATATCTAAGATGAAAAAGATTGTTGTAAATGTGcaaaaaggggagtctgaaaaattcacaccatcttaaaaacattgttttaagctaaatgtgacaacaCGTTGATTGAATTTtaaagctaaatgtgacaaaatgttgatgaAATTTCCAGCACGTCCGCATTACAAACGGTGCCCCATACATATTgcacagaggtggaaagagtacagaaaatgtgtactcaagtaaaagtatatttactttgcctaaattctactcaagtacaagtaaaagtacctatctaaaaatctactaaagtaaaagtaaaaagtaattcactaaaaatgcaatttgagtaaaagtacttagttacttttaattggcATTCCTCTCGAgaatttttcttgaatatcgtcctccataacctctatctcttgtttggcaccagccatcatccaatacattgatatcaagatagtaaaatagtggaaatgctgtgtgccatcctgcacaatctttcatctacggcagattgtggcattattgtgcatggtattttgtctcagtcatttttttttactcagtactcaggccaggttccagtgtaattgagtaaagtacttgggtcaaaatgtactcaagtacaagtaaaagtattaatttaaaaaattacttaaaaagtacaaagtattcataaaagctactcaagtacaatattgagtaaaagtatttagttacttttccacccctgatattgCAATATACTATATTGTAGTGTGTTAGATTATAGGCTACTGCATTACACAGGGATTCTGCTGTATACCTGCCACCGTAGCCGCCACACCCACGCCCCCCACAGTGCCACCAGCGATGCCCGCCGCCTTCATCTTCTTCTGACCGCCGCCCAGCTTGTCGGCCATGTTGTTGAGCTCGTCGATGGAGTCCAGGAACATCTGCTCCCTGCTCACCAGGAGAGCGTCGAAAAGCAACATGGCACGTCTTACATGCCGGGCTTCGTTAGCGATATCTCTGCAAGGTGAGGGAAAATTGAGGAGGAGGAATTGAGTAGGAATTGAGAATTGATTGGCGAAACGAGTAAAATGGTTAAATGCTGAGAATATAGGCTGAGAGGCCTTGGTTGGCAATCACATACATGACATCCATCTCTAGGCAGGGTATGTGCGCTGAGCCtgaaacagaaagaaaggcatgcacgcacacacgcacacacgcacacacgtacacacacacacacacacacacacacacacacacacacacacacacacacacacacacacacacacacacacacacacacacacacacacacacacacacacacacacacaatgcaacaaCTTTAAATGGGGCTTAAATGGGGCTGCAAATAGACATTATTTacataatactgtatatacattcatGGTCATTGTCATTTTGGGGATCTGCCACCGTGGACAATCACCTTCTCACCTTTTACACTGCTCCACCGAACCAAGAGTCTTTTCAGTTCTCCCTGTGGGAAAAGATAGCAAAGAAACGGAATTGACTGAATAGGACATTAGTCTGTCTATCCCCAGTCTCTATCACAACTGAGAAATTCATAGTCTGGGAACCCTAGCAAAACCAAAAAGGCATTCTTCATATACAGTAGTATAAGTGTGTTTTGCCCTGTCCTTCAACACAATAATATCACAGTGGTACTAACTAGTGAAATAGTCACACTACAATGGCTGATGCAAGTTAAGCATACTGAAACAGACGAAGTCCCGCATAGACTTTTGACATATTTGTCAGCTTTAACTTTACTTTcatctttcttgtttttttttttgccatagcCATGGTCACAAACCTCTGACATTCTTCGGCTGGTTGCCAAGTCCTGTGTTGCGAATGGAAAAGAGAATCGATGCTGAAGCATTGGTCTGGACTGTAACATAAAAAATACACATTAGAAGCAATGCCGGAAGAATTGCACGCAGGGCcacagggcaagacacttactgGGCCCCCCATACAACCAGCCATGGTCACAGTAGGGCCCTCACTGTGGGCCCCTGGCCCCAGGGCACATGCCCTGTTTGCactccctatagctccacccctgattAAAAATTCTCTGGCTCTCTgaatttctaggctagcaataataataataaaaaaaaacatttaaatcctggttccggtttgtgatccggaggACCACCAAAATACCATCACTTGTTCCtatggtcatttccaacaactccacacagtttcatccaaattcgatcataactttttgagttatcctgctgacaaataaacaaacagacagacaaaccaatgtgaccgaaaatataacctcctttgcggagaaaacaaacagacagacaaaccaatgtgaccgaaaacataacctccttggcggaggtaattaaggAAACTGTTTCCTTACTAGGTCATGTGGGTTGGGGTAGATGTTGTTAGGCCATGGTGCATACCCATCATCAGACAGGGGGTGGCCGAGGGAAGCTCTACGGGGCTGTACCAGCCAGAGAACCAGAAGGGAAGGGTTATGATGAAGTGTATATCTCACacattatgctctctctctctctctctctctctctctctctctctctctctctctctctctctctctctcctctctctctctctctctctctctcctctctctctccctctctctctctctcactctctcctctctctctcacacacacacactcacacacacacacacactcactctctcactcactcacacacacacacacacacacacacacacacacacacacacacacacacacacacacacacacacacacacacacacacacacacacacagtgtatgtccttACCGGACCAGTTGACCTTTTGTAATGCTGGTCGAAGGAAGGGGCAGCAGAATCCCCATAAGCAGGGGGCTGGGAGAAACGTCTTTGTGGCTATACCAGAGGAGAATGGGGAAAATCAGAGCGTAGTGGGAAAAATCCGAAATGATCTGTTATACTACACTGATTCTGTTTACCTTTAACTACTATATTACAACATGGTTGTGATCATTTCCTGAACATAACCAAAAACACTCAAGCAGTGTAAGGTAATGTGGAActacgtacagtaggcctatatattgttcCTCTGTAAGTCCACACATATGAAATGACAATAGAGTTGAATCTAATCAAATCTAATCTGATCTGATGCTTTTTTCTCTTGGGTATTTATCTGTGATAagccaaacatgcacaaacaagtaaaaaaaaaatccactttaCCAGGCCAGCTGGGCTACCGTTATAGTTGTTGTCGAGCAGAGGAGCACTGGCGTTAGGGGCATAGGGAGGGGGACGTAAATGGTGCTGAGGAAAATATAGGGGAGACCACAGTCATTGATGAAGTCAAAGTTTGCTAATGGGTCAAAAATGTTGAACATGACACTGTCcctcagtgctaacagatgcttttgcttactgtaactgtgaaaaacatgaaatttcaaaacattattttgaaaagtgaatgcatgaaagccaagccaaaaaaataatgtaaaaaaatctatttttttgcatttacagtaagcagaagtatccgttgcactgaaggacatgttggacatgTTGGACGcaagcactcatgcacacacacacacacaaacacacacacgtacacacacacacacatacacacacacacacacacacacacacacacacacacacacacacacacacacacacacacacacacacacacacacacacactcacacacacacacacacacacacacctcatcatcaTAGTGTAGATTCAAATCATCCGGGTCAATACACAGATTTTTCCAATTTGGAACAGGctggaaagaggagaagacagagaatTTAACAATAATAATTGCCAAAAAAATTGGAATGTAAGCAAATAATGGGGAATAAAGTATTCTCAAAGTCATAAAGGATGTTTtcagacacacaaacccaccagATTGTCATTGGTTGAGTCTGACCTTGCAGTGCTGAATCTTGCTGGTACAGGGGCTGGTTTCTTTGGGCACTCAGCCTAAGGATAAGTAACATTTAAGTGCACGCAAAAGTATGAACGTCTTGTTTTTAAAGCACAACCTTATTGGTGTGCTGACTGGCAGAGGCGGACTACAtttggcaaacctaggcaattgcctagggcctcgaccaaatctgccctccataaggACCCCCAACACCAGtcgcgataaacacacaaaaaagaaggcctgatcgtagcctcttactgcagcaggggtttgccggcgaccctattcacttgctgaaaatacttaactacatcataacaacattgctgtgacattacagagagccatagtgctgcgctaaggggttaatgtgtcacttatgcaaagtaatcaaagatatatacgagacaaaacactaaaaatgCACCCTCACTTCTTCCATGCCAATTTGGTGACGTGTTTAGCCCAAAGAATTACCTTTGATGACCCCATGTTTATATCTCGtccagggccccaaaatggctagatctgcccctgctgACTGGACTAGGTGCATAATATTCTTGATGACCTTTCAGGTGTTAGATTCCTCACCTGCACCTCAGTGATGATGGGCAGAGGTTGAATATACGTGTTGTCATCGCCGGCAGTTCCGGAACATACTGACACACGTCTTGGCTCAGCTGCCGTGGTCTGTTGTCGAGGTTGTGGAAGTGATTGAGTAGAAGCTGTAGAATTGACTGCAGTCCTCAGATAGGATTCATtctcaggtaggcctatgtgaggctGTTTGAGATGAACACGTGGGAATGTGGATGAGATTAATTCCCCAACAGACTgtgctgatgtctttgtgaattgAGGAGTATATCATGCCATACAAGAAATGTTGTTGTGTATATGCAACActttctggtaggcttacagctcgATAAAGCACAACTCGGCCGTCAGTTTTtcctttacaattgagctgtgtcgtgcctattcgaaaaagtGGCGGCCCAGTCgcattgtgtcgagctgtagccctaccagaaaaccggcagtggaaaagaggcattagagagtGTGACGAACACTACAGTAAACATGATAAATTTAACTCTcttatgttgaattaacactgcaaaaagtGACTTCAGTAAGGAACTCGGAAGCAGTTATTGTTTTGGCACTTTGATTTGGAACTTGGGGTTCCAAGGTATCAAACTTGGATTCTAATCAAACAGTCttattggcatgacagtcagtgaACCTACGTACGACActatggccactccatcacacagaCCAGAAGGATATTATACAGTTTTGAAATAACTCAAACTAACATAATGAACTAGCAACATGATCCTGATCTAGCCCTAAAACTTTAGGTAGAAAACAGACTCTAGTTCCTGAGTGAAAGGTTGGGCCTTCACATGCTGGTTGTCAGGGGCACTTCTTAATGATATTGTCAAGCGCTTCAGTTCTGATGTCACAGCCTCTTGTTGTGGTGGTGGAGATTTGGAGTGCTGTTTCGGGGATCAACACACAGATGAGCTGATGTTAACAAATTCCGACCTATTGAAATTGTACATGTTGTCAGATGTGTTTTATCAAATcttgcccaaaaggttctcaaaaaccaccaaaatttgctaaattccacccaatgtcaacaaattgcattgatttctatgggcacaaaactgcagaaaaaaacccaaTATGGCCAATTTTTCGCCgtattttacccacagacggccatcccaagtagcccagttgggcgggtaactgcccaatctggcaacactgcgacaCATATACGCTGATGTTGACAAATTCCCACCTATTGATATTGTACATGCTGCACATGGTAGGCTAATGACAACCTTTCAATCAATACACTCCCAAATGGGATTTTTCATAGTTCTGCTAACGGATCCTTGGAAAAATAAATCAACACGAGAACATACTGTAAGAGCTAAACAATGATTatttattagtggtgtggatcggcactgccctcacaatccgattcgatcacgattagggaggtagcgatccgattcgattcgattctatgcgattcgatctgatccgattcaattctacaatgcattgcaatgcattacatttctaccgaaagcaaagcaaatgcttcaacagtcatgatgagacaatacaagtagtcagatactgagcaacaatttattggctgttttctggatcagtctggatcagtctgtatcagtcttgcaatgctttgaagtacttttatttaattcatcattaatttgctctcgaaatatccacggaaataattgaaacttaaaaaaattgccccgcattggattggatcgccgaatcgatcattgtggACACCactattatttatattatattattatacagtTTTGAAATAGCTCAGACTAATATAATGAATTAGCAACATGCATCTTGTTTGTTCTAGCCATACaacgtaaaggtacactgtgtaggatggtggtcagagtacaggtaggtattgcaactatactgctcattcaaactgtgctgcctattgccaaatttgatcttttcatgaatatttacagagtaataaactaataattatcgatatgaccaaagtacagtacgtttttcagataaaaatgtttatttctggaaattcaaagtgcCGGACCATGGGactccccttttcatgtatgcaaagtgccattttcccagtcacaataaatacttggaatttgagggtattcatgaaaaggtaacatttgtgaatgggcagcatgaattctggaaataaactactaaacatattacacagcaCACTTTTAAGGTAGAAAACTGACTCGAGTTACCTGAGTGAAAGGTTGAGCCTTCACATGCTGGTTGTCAGGCGCCCTTCGAAATGATATTGTCAAGCGCTTCAGTTCTGATGTCTCCTGGTGTGGTGATGAAGATTTGAGTGTAGTATTAGCCTTGCCCCTTTGTATGGAGTGCTGTTTCAGTATCAACTCACAGATACACTAATGTTGGTAAATTCCGGCCCATTGAAATTGTACAGCTGCACTGTATGGTAGGCTAACGACCTTACAATCAAGACACttctattttaaaaaaataaaaataattttgggtctttttcgactttattgatgacatcacagtatgagaagtggacaggaagtgaatggggagagagacgaggaggggtcgacaaatgacccgggccgggaatgaaGGTCATGTCACCTGAGTGTTATGCCGAGATAAGTTGTTGTCATCGACATTTCTGGAACCTTTTGATAAGTGTGAGATATCCGTTGCCGTGGAAACCGtctgaggagatggaggtggagagaaaggTAGAGGTGGAGCTGAAGGTATGGCTCCGCCCCTAAGATGGAATTCCTCGTTGGGTCTGTAGGTCTGTTGagaatcacaacacacacacgttgacgtTGTGGAAAATTTCCATCAATCTCTGTCTTGGAACTTGTGAGCTGGATtctcttcatcagagtccattttTTCAGTGTTGTATATGCAAGTACTTCagccccccctgcaagctaccaagtaTGGGctcccgaacgaaaaaagagggcctactATCACAaagagggggcccgtttcttcaaatCAATGGCCCATGTGGGTCCCCTGCCTTGCGGGGGCtgtgggggtatactttacgcccctgtgtGTAGGTCTACATACAGATAGTTTTAGTATGATCAGGGCCCTGTAAGTGAACATATTCTAACTAAACAACTAAGTAAGTCAGAAGCAAAGAGAGATACAAAGGAATAATGGcactttttttctcccctcactTCCTGGTAGGCTATCTTTTTCGAAATACCTGATGCGCAACatgagttagttagttagttcgtTACTGTAGTTCATTGTTTAAAGATTAATGACAAATCTACATCTCAGTAAAAGTTGGCCTTTATTTGGATCATAATTTTATCATTGTTTCTGAAACATATTCTAACCTCTCCAACATCTCTAAGAAAAAATAGTAACATATGCGTTAAGACCTTAATACTGTGTTTGAAGTAATAGTTATGCATTTACAATTCTATGAATGATGCCATTCGTGAAAAGTTGTATAAACAAGACACATATTTCCTCTGTCATTCCCTCAATCTTTTTTTCTGATGTAAtatacatatataggcctacatatataatTTTCTGATTTAATATAAATCAtacatattataatataatacacaGTATTATTACAAATTATGAGGCTGAGTCCTTAATTTCCCTGAATGTGAATTATGAAAAATGCGGACATAATAGTTAAGTGTCTGCACTCACCTTTTCCATTGCACCGCAGGACCTTGCGTGCCACTGCAGCAGACTTCCTGAGTCACTGAAACTAAAGCATGACTTGGCCCTGAAGAAAATAAGTATGGTGACGTACTGACCTCCATTAGTGTCCGTCCGTAAACAAGCTTGTGAAACCTGTTCCTCAGATATGGGTCATTAGTTTCCCATGGAGACATCTTTATTTTAACTTTCATATTTCACAGACAAAAAATGTGcagggctgagtttcccaaaaataCTTACCAGCACATAATAGGAATTACAACAATAGACATTTAAACATAAAGTTTCATAAACCACATTTTCTCGCATTCGCACATAAAATTGTGTACAATAAGAATTAGAgtggagtagattagagtagagtagagtaatattattaatcccgaaggaaattaaccCATTTCAACCTGAAGCAGTGTAAACGTCTTTTGACCCTTGGCGTCTGGAGCGACATGGAgctctaatgcaaaatgagggtcctagattttgaatgcaacttatttcatgttttcatgtgcttcggaggcggaggagatgtttaggttttaataggcagagggcaccctttcccaaaagggCTTCGGCATTCAGCAGGTGTCTTTTGCAGATGCCTTAGGCTAAACTTGgttaaggtgtgtatgtgtgcatttaatGATGTGCAACCTATTCCTCCTGATGCTCtatatcagggctattcaattaaatgtcaatgagggccagtttttcaaattcctcccagtaaagagGCCGAACTATACACGTGTATTATgtttgccgactgtcaatgaaaaacaatacgggacacttcattgaggtggggggtctgggtGTCCtgccccagaaagttttgcatttcttagatgtactTTCCTGtattttaatgtcccgtgtccAATTCCAAAAAACAATTCCGTATTTCaaagggcttgtggggggccagtaccatgccgtccaagggccgcagttggccccagggctgccatttgaatagcctCTATATTGTCTAAAAGAAGGACCTCATATTAGTAAAACGCTGACCAAGTAAACGTATTGCTTTCGTTTTTGTGAGGTAGTGTAGGTAGACAAATGCTTGAATGTATTAATATGATTGATGCAGTGACAATGTTGGCTACAAATCTACATCACAAGTGACAATGTCAGCTACAAATCTATCACCTTTATTTGGATGTCAATTTTATCATTGCTTCTCTAAACATTTTTCAACTTCTACCACATCTCTGAAATATGACAACACAAATAGGCATCtactgcatgtgtttgtttgtctgcattTCAAAGATATGATCTCAGGAGATTCTTCAAGACAGATACGCTAGTGTCAGTAAAGGCATAGGAAAGtattttgggtttgtttttcaagGAAGTAAATGCCCTTGGTGGAGCAAGGAGCACATTTAGTTGTGGTAGATTTGATTTTCTTCATTATTTAAACTTAACTTTTATTACTGGTCACAGTATTAAAGTACATTTTATAATTTAGATTTACGACAGATCAAAGTATGAAATGGGTTTAGCACGCCCCACAGCCATATTGCAAATCATCTGTGCCAAATGTACTGTATAGTCGCTTGGGCtttgacattttattttactGACATCCATGTGCAGGTCTTCAACT contains:
- the LOC134452562 gene encoding apolipoprotein L4-like; this encodes MLQSRPMLQHRFSFPFATQDLATSRRMSEGELKRLLVRWSSVKGSAHIPCLEMDVIDIANEARHVRRAMLLFDALLVSREQMFLDSIDELNNMADKLGGGQKKMKAAGIAGGTVGGVGVAATVAGVALAPCTMGVSLVLAAAGVGMAAAGGAGGALALKKKTANTRRRKKVEEIVQDYKSNMADVEDCLGFIALGMERLRQIHPNVIQQLDVETYTMHRLAVELRDQKANLRLSRRSSSLSATGMDILVSKSDKNSEAARKIRQQVELMESGLGELIGIRDKINYVNTVHMLY